A genome region from Thermoanaerobacterium xylanolyticum LX-11 includes the following:
- a CDS encoding ABC transporter ATP-binding protein, whose protein sequence is MENNGKLSKNVITMRNLSKIYKMGDNEVKALDNINLTVDEGEFVSIVGPSGSGKSTLMNIIGCLDVMTEGEYYLNGNDTSKLNENKLAELRSSEIGFIFQSFNLLQKLTALENVELPMIYKGIPAKERYNRAVELLTMVGLEKRIHHKPTELSGGQQQRVAIARALANNPHLILADEPTGNLDSQSGKEVMKIIKELNERGNTIILITHDINVANQAKRTVKIMDGKIYE, encoded by the coding sequence ATGGAGAATAACGGCAAATTAAGCAAAAATGTCATAACCATGAGAAACCTATCCAAGATATACAAGATGGGAGACAACGAAGTAAAAGCTTTGGACAATATAAACTTAACCGTAGACGAAGGAGAATTTGTGTCAATAGTAGGACCATCAGGCTCAGGAAAATCCACATTGATGAATATAATAGGGTGTTTAGACGTAATGACAGAAGGAGAATACTACCTAAACGGAAACGACACAAGCAAGTTAAATGAAAACAAACTGGCTGAACTAAGATCCAGTGAAATAGGATTTATATTCCAAAGTTTCAATCTACTTCAAAAACTTACAGCATTAGAAAATGTAGAACTTCCAATGATATACAAAGGCATACCTGCAAAAGAAAGGTACAATAGAGCAGTAGAGCTCCTTACCATGGTAGGTCTGGAAAAAAGAATACACCATAAACCTACAGAGCTATCAGGAGGACAGCAGCAGAGAGTAGCAATAGCAAGAGCTTTAGCTAACAATCCGCATCTTATACTGGCAGACGAACCGACAGGAAATTTAGACTCCCAAAGTGGAAAAGAAGTCATGAAGATAATAAAAGAATTAAACGAAAGAGGCAACACCATAATACTCATAACCCACGACATAAACGTAGCAAACCAAGCAAAAAGGACTGTAAAAATAATGGACGGCAAAATATATGAATAA
- a CDS encoding efflux RND transporter periplasmic adaptor subunit, translated as MKKKYIAIIVALVLIVGSTAYYFAKVKNTQKTSGAPYATVTRGNIVMHIDGSGNLDVDKRVITLKGNGTVAKVYHKVGDKVKAGELLYQIEDDNLNQQVQNALISVQLAQQQLDNDTKTYNNTVSNQNIVSPYSGIVDSVNVSTGQNVNPGTTIATIADYSNATVRVPFNGSQINDIKVGQSADIYLYDSFATVTGTVTDVSTQAIPVNGAPYYYVTVTLPNPGALTDGSKVQVTVHTSAGDERAIQDGTLSVKTTNIVSSQIQGTVASVNVKQGQKINAGTILATLTTNVDDTAIKRDQLNLQQAQNNYSNLQSQLNNLSIYAPIDGVIISQNINEGDELGSNSYSASASSSTSSSNNNSSSSNSSGNVAVSSLSSLTSQAETAVIINDSNYSVDVPIDETDISKIKVGQKVTLTTDDLPGETFDGTVTEISSIPTIQNNVASYDVTVSLPYTDKLKLGQTMNASIIVAEKDNALLLPIEAVQTNGNNKYVILYNENNSNNSSRRRNIRQVQTGLYNDKYIEIVSGLNEGDKVLIFGAAATSSNGSSNYSGFGGFGGGGNFGSRSFGGGAGGAGFTVRQQSGGNRGRN; from the coding sequence ATGAAAAAGAAATACATTGCCATCATTGTTGCTTTAGTCCTTATTGTTGGCAGCACAGCTTATTATTTTGCAAAGGTAAAAAACACTCAGAAAACATCAGGAGCTCCATACGCCACAGTAACAAGAGGAAATATAGTTATGCATATAGACGGTTCAGGAAATCTTGATGTTGATAAAAGGGTGATAACGTTAAAAGGCAATGGTACAGTGGCAAAAGTTTATCACAAAGTTGGCGATAAGGTAAAAGCTGGTGAGTTACTTTATCAAATAGAAGACGACAATTTAAATCAGCAGGTACAAAATGCTCTTATAAGTGTACAGCTTGCTCAACAGCAGCTTGATAATGATACTAAAACATATAATAATACTGTGTCAAATCAGAATATTGTATCGCCATATTCAGGAATTGTTGATAGTGTAAATGTTTCAACAGGGCAAAACGTCAATCCCGGAACAACTATAGCTACAATTGCTGATTATTCCAATGCGACTGTGAGAGTGCCCTTTAATGGTTCCCAGATAAACGACATAAAGGTTGGACAAAGCGCAGATATATATTTATATGACTCTTTTGCAACAGTAACTGGTACTGTGACAGATGTTTCAACGCAAGCCATACCTGTCAATGGTGCACCGTATTACTATGTAACAGTAACATTGCCAAACCCAGGTGCATTGACAGATGGAAGTAAAGTGCAAGTTACAGTACATACAAGTGCTGGTGATGAAAGAGCGATTCAAGATGGCACACTTAGCGTCAAAACAACTAATATAGTTTCATCACAAATACAAGGAACTGTAGCAAGCGTCAATGTAAAGCAAGGACAAAAAATAAATGCTGGTACGATATTAGCAACATTGACAACTAATGTAGATGATACGGCAATAAAAAGAGATCAGTTGAATCTGCAGCAGGCTCAAAACAATTACAGTAATCTGCAGAGTCAGCTAAATAATTTAAGCATATATGCACCTATTGATGGTGTCATCATTTCACAAAATATAAATGAAGGAGATGAGCTTGGTTCAAATTCTTACAGTGCATCTGCAAGTAGCAGCACAAGTTCAAGCAATAACAACAGTAGTAGCTCCAACAGCAGTGGCAATGTTGCTGTAAGCAGTTTATCATCGCTGACAAGCCAAGCGGAAACGGCCGTGATAATCAATGACAGTAATTATTCTGTAGATGTACCTATAGACGAAACCGATATTAGCAAGATTAAAGTTGGGCAAAAAGTTACTTTGACAACAGACGATTTACCTGGAGAAACTTTTGATGGAACGGTTACGGAAATATCGTCTATTCCAACTATACAAAATAATGTGGCTTCTTATGATGTGACTGTATCATTGCCGTATACAGATAAGTTGAAGTTAGGACAAACAATGAATGCTTCGATAATCGTGGCAGAGAAGGACAATGCGCTTCTATTGCCAATTGAAGCAGTTCAGACTAATGGAAATAACAAATACGTGATATTATATAATGAAAATAATTCGAATAATAGTAGCAGAAGAAGAAATATAAGACAAGTTCAAACAGGTCTTTACAACGATAAATATATAGAGATAGTAAGTGGATTAAACGAAGGCGATAAAGTATTGATATTTGGTGCTGCAGCAACTTCATCAAATGGCAGTAGCAATTACAGTGGTTTTGGCGGATTTGGTGGTGGCGGCAATTTTGGCAGTAGAAGCTTTGGCGGTGGAGCAGGAGGAGCCGGTTTTACAGTGAGACAACAATCTGGTGGGAATAGGGGTAGAAATTAG